One stretch of Castor canadensis chromosome 14, mCasCan1.hap1v2, whole genome shotgun sequence DNA includes these proteins:
- the LOC109703290 gene encoding olfactory receptor 7E178-like translates to MSQEGRNLNQCPKNGEAKNLTQISEFHLTMLSDDPEMQPILFGVFLSMYLVTVLGNLLIILAISCDFHLHTPMYYFLSNLSLADICFISTTVPNMIMNIQSHTRIISYVGCLSQMSLFLIFGNTDDMLLTVMAYDRFVAICHPLHYTIVMNPRHCRFLVWVSLLVSTLGCLVHNAIVLRFKYFKKVEISNFYCDPSQLLNLICSDTISTNVVQYFLATIYGFLPITGILFSYYKIVSSILRIPSGAKYKAFSTCGSHLCVVCLFYGTAIGVYLGSAVSHSPRNSEVASLMYTLITPMLNPFIYSLRNRDIKRALLKL, encoded by the coding sequence gtGTCCTAAAAATGGAGAAGCAAAAAATCTAACACAGATCTCAGAATTCCATCTCACGATGCTCTCAGATGATCCAGAAATGCAGCCCATCCTGTTTGGAGTGTTTCTGTCCATGTACCTGGTGACAGTGCTTGGGAACCTTCTCATCATCCTTGCCATCAGCTGTGACttccacctccacacccccatgtactatttcctctccaacctgtccttGGCAGACATCTGTTTCATCTCCACCACAGTCCCAAATATGATTATGAACATCCAGAGTCATACCAGAATCATTTCCTATGTGGGATGCCTGTCACAGatgtctctttttctcatttttggaaATACAGATGATATGCTTCTGACTGTGATGGCTTATGACcggtttgtggccatctgtcaccccctGCATTACACTATTGTTATGAACCCTCGACACTGTAGATTTTTAGTTTGGGTGTCATTGTTAGTTAGCACTTTGGGCTGCCTGGTACACAATGCAATTGTGTTACGATTTAAATACTTCAAGAAGgtggaaatttctaatttttattgtgaCCCTTCTCAACTCCTTAATCTTATTTGTTCTGACACCATCTCTACTAATGTGGTCCAGTATTTTCTTGCCACAATATATGGTTTTCTTCCCATCACAGGGATCCTATTTTCGTATTATAAAattgtttcttccattctgaGGATCCCATCAGGTGCAAAGTATAAAGCCTTCTCGACCTGTGGGTCTCACCTTTgtgttgtttgcttattttatggaacagccATTGGAGTGTACCTTGGGTCCGCTGTATCACATTCTCCTAGAAACAGTGAAGTGGCCTCACTGATGTACACTCTGATCACGCCTATGCTGAATCCCTTCATCTACAGTCTTAGGAACAGGGACATCAAAAGAGCCCTATTAAAACTCTAA
- the LOC109703289 gene encoding olfactory receptor 7E24-like produces MPLEDSELQPVLFGLFLSMYLVTVLGNLLIIMAITTDSHLHTPMYFFLSVLSLDDIVFVSTTVLKMIVNIQTSSTVISNVGCLTQMSLFIIFADMDGMLLSVMAYDRFVAICHPLNYPVIMNPQLCGFLVLVPFLRIPLGGKYKAFSTCGSHLSVVCLFYGTAIGVYLETAVSNAPKKSGVASVMYALVTPMLNPFIYSLRNRDMKSALWKLQSRIT; encoded by the exons ATGCCCTTAGAGGATTCAGAACTGCAGCCTGTGCTTTTTGGACTCTTCCTGTCTATGTACCTGGTCACAGTGCTTGGAAACCTGCTCATCATCATGGCCATTACCACTGACTCTCACCTGCACACCcctatgtacttcttcctctctgtcCTGTCCTTGGATGACATCGTTTTTGTCTCCACCACAGTCCTGAAAATGATTGTGAACATCCAAACTAGCAGCACAGTCATTTCCAATGTGGGGTGTCTGACACAGAtgtctctttttataatttttgcagATATGGATGGTATGCTACTgtctgtgatggcctatgaccggtttgtggccatctgtcacccctTAAACTATCCAGTCATTATGAACCCCCAACTCTGTGGATTCTTAGTTTTGGTGCCTTTTTTG AGAATCCCATTAGGTGGGAAGTATAAAGCCTTCTCAACTTGTGGGTCTCACCTTTCTgtggtttgcttattttatggaacagccATTGGTGTGTACCTTGAGACAGCTGTATCAAATGCCCCTAAAAAGAGTGGGGTGGCCTCAGTGATGTATGCTCTGGTCACCCCTATGCTAAATCctttcatctacagcctgaggaacagggACATGAAAAGTGCTCTGTGGAAGCTTCAGAGCAGAATTACCTAA